GCTTTCTCCTGTATGCATAATTGTTCCTTTCCTTCGTGTTATGTAACTTTGTGTATGTCGTAaccattttgatttttttttaattttgcagTCTGAAGCTTTTGTGAATTCCGGGCCTGCTGTTTATATAAACTCCACTGGACCAAATCCAATCATGGTTCAGGTGACAATTGTTGTTTTCCATGTTAATTTTGATGATCAGAGCCTTCTCATCACAGCAACACATTTCTCTATTTGTGCAGCCATCTTTTCAAAGCACTCCTCCTTTTGGAGTTTCGAACATACCAGTTCTGGGAGGAGTTTCTGGTGCTTTTGGTATAGTTGATCCTTCTCGGTCATCTGGTTTCAGAGATCCTTTTTGGAATGTCCAGAGTAGTGGTAAGGTCACATTTCATCCATTTCATCTATTTTCTTCATTCCTGTTAGGGTCCCAAGCTAGAACAGGAAGCTGCCAGAATTTTTCCTCTGAACAAATTGTTTCTGTATTGGATTGTTAAATGATCATAAGTTGGGTTTAAAAATGAAGTTGCCTCTTCACAGCATTAAAAACTGTTTGAATGCATTTCTTAATTACACTATACAGATATTCCTAATTTGACGCTAGATATTTATCATCTCATAATTGATATCCTAATATCATGAATTGGATCTACCTTGTAAATCTATATAAATGGATGCGCTGGCATGAATCGGACAGAAGTTTGTAATATTATGTATATTTGAAGTTCTTATTAGTGTTGGGCGTGGTATGTGTCAGATTTGACAGGTGTCATGAGTGTACTTTCTACTTGCTAGATCAATAGTCTGTTCTTGAGTTTCTTCTGGTATATCGTGGAGTTCATTCACACATGGAAATTTATATTTTGTTTCTATCAGAATGTTGAATCTTCCACATTTGTGTCTAGTCGGCTTCCCCTAACTATTATTTCTTTTTCCATTCCTGAACTTAGGTGCATCTGCAACAAGTGGTTCAGCAGCTGGTACCACCACCACTTCTGAAGGGGCTAACAACGGGAACCGCCAAGATGCAGCAAGAACTCAAGGAAGTAACCCAGCAGGTCACCCAGCTGGAACACGTGGATTGCCAACAAGAACAGTTGTTGCAGCTATTCCAGCACGGTCCTCAGTGGAGGCGCCAAACCATGCCCTAAGTGTTTTCCTGCCTGTTCAAGTGAGGGGTCAAGTTGCCGTACCTAACCAGTCAGCCTCCTTTCAAGGTTCTCAGACAGCAGCGGGCAATGGAGCTCAACCAAATTCAACACCTGCTGTTCCACAAGCTTCTGTAGGTGGTGTTCCACCTATAGTAGCGCAAGTGACAGCACAGGTAGCCAATGCACCAGGCCAGGTTTCTTCATCTGCACACAGTGCAGCAGACCAGGGATTTAACCAGACCACAGACAGCAGAGCTGGTGTGCTGAGTTCATCAACACCAGTCACTATGCCACAGCAGAATGATCCCTCAGGTTAGAATCACGGACAAACTTCATTAATAAAGTGCAATCAGATATGAGTGATCTTTTTAGCAAAGGTGTTGTGTGTTCTTTCTTGACATCTTACTGATATTCAGCATTCCTGTGGTTAGGTACTTGCGGTTCCACTTTGCCATCTCAGGACAGTATACAACAGCATCCACAATTGGAAGATACCAGTGCAGGTACAACCTACTTATCAGGAGACCCCACGGTCACCTGTGCCATTGATGTTCCTTCGAGCACATCAGCAGAAAATTCTGCGCTGAAGAACAAATCCTCGGATAGAGTGGGTTCACAATCTCTTGAGCCTTCTGCAAGTGGAAGCTCAGAACCAGTAGGTCTTGGTGGAGGTCTGATTCCAAAGGTATTAATTGCTTTAGCCTGTGGGCATTCTATTACCAGTTTTCATTTTGATGTTGGATATATCGACAAGTCACATGTTTGAGGAGTTAGTTGTGTTTTGCTATTGTTTAATTACTTCTTTTAACATCACTTGCAGAGACGGAGCAGAGCAGCGAAGCCATCTGGGAGCACAACTGATTGTGGTAGAGATTCATCTTCAGTCAGCCAAAACCAAGATGCTATTTCAGTGGCCCAGCAGTTTCTGCAAGGTTTTGCTTCACAAAATACTAACGCTAGCCGAAGCAACACCCCCACCTCTGGCCCTCCATCCTCTAGGTCACAGCCTACTGGAGTTCCTCCAAGAAGACAGAGTGGTGAAGGACAACCTGATATTGGCAGCATGATATCTGGTATGCTCAACAACCCAGTTTTTAGCAACCTATTGTCGAATGTTGCAACACAAGCAGGGGGCTCAAGTGCTGACATGAGGAGCGTGATGGAAGGATTACAGAGCCCTGCTGTTGTGCAGAATGTGGATGAGCAAGACCTTGGGGCCATGTTTGGTTCAGGCAGGGGGCAAGGTGGCATGGATTTGTCTAGAATGTTGCAGCAAATGATGCCCGTTGTATCCCAAGTTCTTGGTGGAGCGGGGGCCCATCCTGTTGGTGCAAATAATGGGCAATCTAGATCACAGCCTCGGTCAAGTGACACTGCAGGAGGAAATGTATTAGACAACAGTAGCTCTCATGTAAGTTCTGTTGAGTGCT
The Panicum virgatum strain AP13 chromosome 6N, P.virgatum_v5, whole genome shotgun sequence genome window above contains:
- the LOC120678874 gene encoding ubiquitin-like domain-containing protein CIP73; the protein is MADDNPHGASSSTAKPADDPETTIEINIKTLDSQVHKLRVNKNAPVSVLKEKIVDATGVPLDQQRLIFRGRVLKDDHLLSEYYLEDGFTLHLVARRAAESQNSSGTSEGNTHTNVNFAANGGLLDDISRSVRDLLGSLGVAMSGGLTNTAFSVPLATAPEGANNVPGRTQPVNPAQPGFSVSNHQIHVTQLQPGAIPRSMIIPDSLTTLTEYMERVDRVLQNNGTPPSRDSEGQQRPTADDANVNPRFPSPEVLASVIERAQQLLSGSASSALSHIAQRIRQDGSTGDASIRHEIQTESVQLGIAMQHLGAMFFELGRTMMMLRTGLSPSEAFVNSGPAVYINSTGPNPIMVQPSFQSTPPFGVSNIPVLGGVSGAFGIVDPSRSSGFRDPFWNVQSSGASATSGSAAGTTTTSEGANNGNRQDAARTQGSNPAGHPAGTRGLPTRTVVAAIPARSSVEAPNHALSVFLPVQVRGQVAVPNQSASFQGSQTAAGNGAQPNSTPAVPQASVGGVPPIVAQVTAQVANAPGQVSSSAHSAADQGFNQTTDSRAGVLSSSTPVTMPQQNDPSGTCGSTLPSQDSIQQHPQLEDTSAGTTYLSGDPTVTCAIDVPSSTSAENSALKNKSSDRVGSQSLEPSASGSSEPVGLGGGLIPKRRSRAAKPSGSTTDCGRDSSSVSQNQDAISVAQQFLQGFASQNTNASRSNTPTSGPPSSRSQPTGVPPRRQSGEGQPDIGSMISGMLNNPVFSNLLSNVATQAGGSSADMRSVMEGLQSPAVVQNVDEQDLGAMFGSGRGQGGMDLSRMLQQMMPVVSQVLGGAGAHPVGANNGQSRSQPRSSDTAGGNVLDNSSSHLDLHEALQSIEQHEAPENIFSAVLEIAAQAYGEDDSIPSMLEELASDPELTNDYLKLLVEQVRQRLQSESQSESQS